The Pirellulales bacterium genome has a window encoding:
- a CDS encoding acetylxylan esterase, with the protein MLGTRLLAIELLVCLTFAGALPAAEPLAGTAPLTVEGDLAAQMVDGCHKFLDRLTAESVESRARHWRRDLSSHEAYLRSIEPNRQRLRRILGLREQPLRHPLGIPKGMDLASLEEARGATQQAAGGFETRQVDGGLILVPAGEPMADVIALADAEAGAGVPAWLARHCRVVAPILINRSDELSLVGGERRTNQPHREFVYRQAYEMGRHIIGYEIDLVSQIVTQLLEAQQRSGQRRPIAIYGYGEGGLVALYAAAVDPRIDLALVSGYFDDRQQLWREPIYRNVWGLLTEFGDAEIASLIAPRPLLIEACAFPPVAGPPQPADGKRGAAPGRLETPSLQTVQKEAARARQLTKGLTPPPVVEVVASGDGAGPSGSAGAINRLLELVGSGDAPVASDADTAVVRPEEGFYRREHARRFQELVEYTQFLMRESEYVRREFWNRADASSLENWQKSTEWYRNYFSQEVIGEFADQRLPPRPRSRQVEDQPKYRGYEVLLDVFPDVFAYGILLVPKDIRPGERRPVVVCQHGLEGRPQDVADPRVNNPAYHQFACQLAERGYITYAPQNPYIGEDRFRSLQRKANPLRKSLFSIIVPQHRQAVDWLASLPMVDGERIAFYGLSYGGKTAMRVPALVEKYCLSICSADFNEWIWKNVSNRAKYSYLGTGEYEMVEFDLGNTFNYAEMAALIAPRPFMVERGHDDGVAPDEWVAYEYAKVRRLYAALKIPDRTTIEFFDGPHTIHGVGTFEFLGRQLMFPNADGR; encoded by the coding sequence ATGCTCGGTACGCGACTGCTAGCAATCGAACTTCTTGTTTGTCTCACCTTCGCTGGCGCGTTGCCAGCAGCGGAGCCACTTGCCGGAACCGCGCCGCTGACCGTCGAGGGGGACCTGGCGGCCCAGATGGTGGACGGCTGCCACAAGTTTCTGGACCGGCTGACGGCGGAGTCGGTCGAGAGTCGCGCACGGCATTGGCGGCGCGACTTGTCGTCGCACGAGGCGTACCTTCGATCGATTGAGCCAAACCGACAACGCTTGCGGCGGATATTGGGCTTGCGCGAGCAACCTTTGCGCCATCCGCTGGGGATCCCCAAGGGCATGGACCTGGCGTCGCTCGAAGAGGCGCGCGGCGCCACACAGCAAGCGGCCGGTGGCTTTGAAACGCGGCAGGTCGATGGAGGCTTGATATTAGTTCCCGCCGGGGAGCCAATGGCCGACGTCATCGCGCTGGCCGACGCCGAGGCGGGGGCAGGCGTGCCAGCATGGCTCGCGCGACATTGCCGAGTCGTCGCGCCAATTTTGATCAACCGGTCGGATGAGCTTTCGCTCGTGGGAGGGGAGCGGCGCACGAATCAACCACATCGCGAGTTTGTCTATCGGCAGGCGTATGAGATGGGGCGCCACATCATTGGTTACGAGATCGATCTGGTCTCGCAAATAGTGACGCAGCTACTTGAAGCGCAACAGCGCAGCGGCCAGCGCCGGCCGATCGCCATTTACGGTTATGGCGAAGGGGGGCTGGTGGCCCTGTACGCGGCCGCGGTCGATCCGCGAATCGATCTGGCGCTGGTGAGCGGCTACTTCGATGATCGGCAACAGCTTTGGCGCGAGCCGATCTATCGCAATGTGTGGGGACTGCTCACGGAGTTTGGCGACGCCGAGATCGCCTCGCTCATCGCGCCGCGCCCCCTCTTGATCGAGGCGTGCGCGTTTCCGCCGGTGGCGGGTCCGCCACAGCCGGCCGACGGCAAGCGCGGCGCCGCGCCCGGTCGCCTGGAAACGCCCAGTCTCCAGACCGTGCAAAAAGAAGCGGCGCGGGCGCGACAACTGACCAAAGGCTTAACGCCGCCGCCCGTCGTCGAGGTGGTGGCCAGCGGCGACGGCGCCGGGCCATCTGGATCGGCCGGAGCGATCAACCGTCTGCTGGAACTGGTCGGCTCTGGCGATGCGCCGGTGGCGTCGGACGCCGATACGGCCGTGGTGCGGCCGGAAGAAGGTTTTTATCGCCGCGAGCATGCGCGGCGTTTTCAAGAATTGGTGGAGTACACGCAGTTCCTCATGCGCGAATCGGAGTATGTTCGGCGCGAGTTTTGGAATCGCGCCGATGCAAGCTCACTGGAGAACTGGCAGAAATCGACCGAGTGGTATCGCAACTACTTTTCGCAGGAGGTGATCGGCGAGTTTGCGGACCAACGCCTGCCGCCACGCCCACGCTCGCGGCAAGTTGAAGACCAGCCGAAGTACCGCGGGTACGAAGTGCTGCTCGACGTGTTCCCCGACGTATTTGCTTACGGCATCCTGCTCGTGCCGAAGGACATTCGGCCAGGAGAGCGGCGCCCCGTGGTGGTGTGCCAGCATGGGCTGGAGGGGCGGCCGCAAGACGTGGCCGATCCGCGCGTAAATAATCCCGCCTATCACCAGTTCGCCTGCCAATTGGCGGAGCGCGGGTACATCACTTATGCGCCGCAGAACCCGTACATCGGCGAGGATCGCTTTCGTTCGTTGCAGCGCAAGGCGAACCCGCTGCGGAAGTCGCTGTTCTCGATCATCGTGCCGCAACACCGCCAGGCGGTGGATTGGCTGGCGAGCTTGCCGATGGTGGATGGCGAGCGGATCGCGTTCTATGGGCTTTCGTATGGCGGCAAGACGGCGATGCGCGTGCCGGCGCTCGTGGAGAAATATTGCCTGTCGATCTGTTCCGCCGACTTCAACGAATGGATTTGGAAGAACGTGTCGAACCGCGCCAAGTACAGCTACCTGGGGACGGGAGAGTACGAGATGGTGGAGTTCGATCTGGGCAACACCTTTAACTATGCAGAGATGGCGGCGCTCATTGCGCCGCGCCCCTTCATGGTCGAACGTGGGCACGACGACGGGGTGGCGCCCGACGAGTGGGTGGCCTACGAGTACGCCAAGGTGCGGCGTTTGTACGCCGCGCTCAAAATACCGGACCGCACTACAATTGAGTTCTTCGACGGCCCGCACACGATTCACGGCGTCGGCACATTTGAGTTTCTTGGCCGGCAGTTGATGTTTCCCAACGCCGACGGACGCTAG
- a CDS encoding redoxin domain-containing protein, protein MRHSAHRIESVRLLLASCVVLFAAYPLAAGEAVESDRVGRQIEGFELRDFYGKTHQLSDYAGAKAVVVAFLGTDCPLVKLYTPRLIDLAKQYEAKGVAFLAINSNHQDTVTEISAFARRLEVPFPILKDPDSAVADQFQAVRTPEVFVLDGQRVVRYWGRIDDQYGIGFQKKEPARRDLAQAIDETLAGKPVSVAVAAAPGCLIGRTQKVAPRGDITYTKHIAGILQNRCVECHREKEIAPFPLTNYDEVVGWADMICEVIDQGRMPPWFADPRHGEFKNDARMTDEEKGLIHQWVDNGCPEGDEKDLPEPRQFVEGWRIGEPDAVYYMDDKPYDVEAEGVVEYQHFEVDPQFTEDKWIVAAEARPGNPSVVHHIIVFVQRPGDSPGGGFSEGAQIGYAPGMPPRDFEKGQAMLVPAGSKLVFQMHYTPNGVAAQDRSYVGFKFCDKKDVKQRVKGAVCGNFSFEIPPGDGNYEVKARKRIRRDTLLVSMLPHMHLRGKDFKFELEYPDGRREVLLDVPKYDFNWQLWYNCAEPKLLPKGSKLYCTAHFDNSEENPFNPDPTDSVTWGEQTFEEMMFGFMSVIDPNEDVNKLVEEEEVDEDFKGRRVAF, encoded by the coding sequence ATGCGACACTCTGCTCATCGGATTGAGAGCGTTCGCCTGTTGTTGGCGAGTTGCGTCGTTCTGTTTGCGGCCTACCCGCTAGCGGCAGGCGAGGCGGTCGAGTCAGATCGCGTGGGACGCCAGATCGAGGGTTTTGAGCTCCGCGACTTCTATGGCAAGACGCATCAACTGAGTGATTACGCGGGCGCTAAGGCGGTGGTCGTCGCCTTCCTCGGGACCGATTGCCCGCTGGTCAAGCTCTACACGCCGCGGCTGATCGACCTGGCCAAACAATACGAAGCCAAAGGGGTCGCCTTCCTGGCCATCAATTCCAACCATCAAGACACTGTCACCGAGATCAGCGCCTTCGCGCGTCGGCTGGAAGTTCCTTTCCCCATCCTGAAAGACCCAGATAGCGCCGTGGCCGATCAGTTCCAGGCGGTGCGCACTCCCGAGGTGTTCGTGCTGGATGGCCAGCGCGTCGTTCGTTACTGGGGCCGCATCGACGACCAGTACGGCATTGGCTTTCAGAAGAAAGAGCCGGCTCGCCGCGACCTGGCCCAGGCGATCGACGAGACGCTCGCCGGCAAGCCGGTCAGCGTGGCCGTCGCCGCCGCCCCCGGTTGCCTCATCGGCCGCACGCAAAAGGTGGCCCCGCGTGGCGACATCACCTACACCAAGCACATCGCCGGCATCCTGCAAAACCGCTGCGTCGAGTGCCATCGCGAGAAAGAGATCGCCCCGTTCCCCCTCACCAACTATGACGAAGTGGTGGGCTGGGCCGACATGATCTGCGAGGTGATCGATCAGGGACGCATGCCCCCCTGGTTCGCCGATCCTCGGCACGGCGAGTTCAAAAACGACGCCCGCATGACCGACGAAGAAAAGGGCCTGATCCACCAGTGGGTCGATAACGGCTGTCCCGAGGGAGACGAAAAAGACCTGCCCGAGCCTCGGCAGTTTGTCGAAGGCTGGCGCATTGGCGAGCCGGACGCCGTTTATTACATGGACGACAAACCGTACGACGTCGAGGCCGAAGGGGTCGTCGAATACCAACATTTTGAGGTTGACCCACAGTTCACGGAAGACAAATGGATCGTCGCCGCCGAGGCGCGCCCTGGCAATCCCAGCGTGGTGCATCACATCATCGTTTTCGTGCAACGCCCCGGTGACTCCCCCGGCGGTGGATTCAGCGAGGGCGCACAGATCGGCTACGCCCCCGGCATGCCGCCGCGCGACTTCGAGAAAGGGCAGGCCATGCTCGTCCCGGCCGGCTCCAAATTAGTCTTTCAGATGCACTACACCCCCAACGGCGTCGCCGCGCAAGACCGCAGCTACGTCGGCTTCAAATTCTGCGACAAGAAAGACGTCAAGCAGCGAGTGAAAGGCGCGGTGTGCGGTAATTTCTCCTTCGAGATTCCGCCCGGCGACGGCAATTACGAAGTCAAAGCCCGCAAGCGCATTCGCCGCGACACCTTGCTGGTCAGCATGCTGCCCCACATGCATCTGCGCGGCAAGGATTTCAAGTTTGAACTGGAGTATCCAGACGGTCGCCGCGAGGTGCTCTTGGACGTGCCGAAGTACGACTTCAACTGGCAGCTTTGGTACAACTGCGCCGAACCCAAGTTGTTGCCCAAGGGCTCCAAGCTGTATTGCACGGCGCACTTCGACAACTCGGAGGAGAACCCCTTCAACCCCGATCCCACAGACAGTGTCACCTGGGGGGAACAGACGTTCGAAGAGATGATGTTTGGGTTTATGAGCGTCATCGACCCCAATGAAGACGTGAACAAACTGGTTGAAGAGGAAGAAGTCGACGAAGACTTCAAGGGTCGCCGCGTCGCCTTCTAA
- a CDS encoding SGNH/GDSL hydrolase family protein, producing MSQKADKLAMSTNRAGRRRIGFLLAFALLLLVASVVMAEVALRVLGFEPWRIPIANVSVTPGGSLFVRDQTLGYRPREGAFQIRSRTGYEYAVTHLADGRRISEAGDRLTPEDSRPEIWLCGCSFTYGEAVNDDQSMAWRLQRRMPAYDVVNYSAPGYGTVQAYVRLRAALAAGERPRLVVVLYFDDHDLRNTLVRQRRKIINTFSRLGPMTQPYVRLDSAGKLQLTLAETIYTEPPLLRSSALVNALEESYNAWELRTVPSHATTEALLREIRALCAASEVPFLLAGLSQSANTRAALKSLRRQGGDVADIAFDWRQAENWNWPADVMHPSPLGYARMAMRLEQHLRGVTLHADTEARLADKQTALGERLALARCALEAGMAAPAVDPGRLAQALEHYQQASELDAESWLARLGSGFCLLLAGKEQDAVSELRQAAQLDAQAAAAARELAWLLATAQDTSLRNPEEALRLAQQASAGESAADPLSLDALAAAQAAAGRFKDAVHTATEALAQATIARKLSLATMIETHLDQFSDAQPLTNPQRNAVALPPLDWLESP from the coding sequence ATGAGCCAGAAGGCGGACAAGCTCGCCATGTCGACCAATCGCGCAGGGCGCCGCCGCATCGGCTTTTTGCTGGCCTTTGCCCTGTTGTTGCTGGTGGCGAGCGTTGTAATGGCGGAAGTCGCGTTGCGCGTGCTGGGGTTTGAGCCGTGGCGGATACCGATCGCGAATGTCTCCGTCACGCCAGGGGGAAGCCTGTTCGTTCGCGATCAGACGCTGGGGTATCGTCCGCGCGAAGGGGCGTTTCAGATTCGCTCGCGCACTGGTTACGAATACGCCGTGACGCATCTGGCCGACGGCAGGCGCATCTCAGAAGCGGGCGATCGGCTCACGCCGGAAGACTCGCGACCGGAGATTTGGCTGTGCGGGTGTTCTTTCACCTATGGCGAGGCCGTGAATGACGACCAAAGCATGGCGTGGCGGTTGCAGCGGCGGATGCCGGCCTACGATGTGGTGAACTACAGCGCGCCAGGTTATGGAACGGTGCAGGCCTATGTGCGGCTGCGCGCGGCGCTGGCCGCCGGCGAGCGGCCACGGCTCGTCGTGGTGTTGTACTTCGACGATCACGATTTGCGCAACACCTTGGTGCGGCAGCGGCGCAAGATCATCAACACGTTCAGCCGTTTGGGGCCGATGACGCAGCCCTACGTGCGGCTCGACAGCGCCGGCAAGTTGCAACTGACGCTGGCCGAGACAATCTACACCGAGCCGCCGTTATTGAGATCGTCGGCCTTGGTCAACGCGCTGGAAGAGTCGTACAACGCGTGGGAATTGCGGACCGTGCCAAGCCATGCGACGACCGAGGCGCTGTTGCGCGAGATACGCGCCTTATGCGCGGCGAGCGAGGTTCCATTCTTGTTGGCGGGCCTCAGTCAGTCGGCCAATACGCGCGCGGCCTTGAAGAGCCTGCGAAGGCAAGGGGGCGACGTGGCCGACATCGCCTTCGATTGGCGCCAGGCGGAAAACTGGAATTGGCCCGCCGATGTGATGCACCCCAGCCCGCTCGGTTACGCCCGGATGGCGATGCGCTTGGAACAGCACTTGCGCGGTGTGACTTTGCACGCCGACACCGAGGCGCGGCTAGCCGACAAGCAGACGGCGCTCGGTGAGCGGCTGGCGCTCGCCCGCTGCGCGCTGGAGGCGGGCATGGCGGCGCCCGCGGTTGACCCAGGCAGGTTGGCCCAGGCGCTGGAGCACTACCAGCAGGCTAGCGAACTCGATGCGGAGTCTTGGTTAGCGCGTTTGGGGAGTGGTTTTTGCCTGCTCTTGGCCGGCAAAGAGCAGGACGCCGTGAGCGAATTGAGGCAGGCCGCGCAACTGGATGCCCAGGCGGCGGCCGCGGCGCGCGAACTGGCCTGGCTGTTGGCGACGGCCCAGGACACTAGCTTGCGAAACCCGGAGGAAGCGCTGCGCTTGGCACAGCAGGCCAGCGCCGGGGAGAGTGCGGCTGATCCGCTGTCGCTCGATGCGCTGGCCGCGGCGCAAGCGGCGGCGGGGCGATTCAAAGACGCTGTGCATACCGCGACCGAAGCGCTGGCGCAGGCGACCATCGCCCGCAAATTGTCGCTGGCCACGATGATCGAGACGCATCTGGATCAGTTCAGCGACGCCCAGCCACTGACGAATCCCCAGCGCAATGCCGTGGCGCTACCCCCTTTGGATTGGCTGGAGTCGCCATAA
- a CDS encoding tetratricopeptide repeat protein, whose product MVKKRSHVPPPPRSAIAAPVAASADPWRPMALRLLAVTAITLAALLLWRGEVLPLPPFYETAMGLFWEADFLAETNFDYTRLRLHEPAANDGGAFCYMTSAMPTVIAVLMKTLPTTAVFVVTHLLSFLCAALIVAVLYELLTPRTDRWFAAVVCAAAITTPMAMAQVEMIGMDVPMAAFAMLALLAVTRERFSLAALAGACSFMMKPTGLIVGLTVICLLMLRLTTGWLVKADQEKRRALLIGLLVNLAVVVAAFAFYRWGGVHVRLRRMGFADSWWINVIHTCPDLLALAVVCLLAGAWGAWRGLRQRRRAVGRRLETIVASAHQLATERPELVFSAILIVGDLAAMVLYTRVYVIRYMFVTVPLGYLLLGSLLYRPEWRRLLIALPAAMVALNVYNADGRLLPQPLTNRRHCGLLERSREYLADLRSSMAAMQAIERESDGAPIVVGYPYSYYLARPNLGYVSRPLPCYGMMPLAKPNNKNPLDMFKDHPTRLVFVSAENPSHRYGPISAPSIDKGDRILYRDAIEPPLVVFEKDLSALKGNPRALDLWYIDRLWAVAPAGVPPELWRERARHLAASGMPDYGIEMLEARLRRAPDDLSTRIELAETLIQNGQSDRALRQASEVVRQAIAQSQAAPLAAFAQGQYLMGLAYLQGGQIDAALPRFAEALQSAPDHAEALFQTGVCQLAENQNEQAIETFRRAVTIKPSHAQAHYHLGLALARVGQTELAMAAYEQALANDPNLLNALAAVAPWWGQHGRAREAVARLRGALANRPDWLPGVHAIAQILATADDPQVRNPSAAVQYAEEVCLKTERRDPVALATLATAYAATGNPSAAVAAQEQAVAVATEKGMDAASLRSRLEELRAATVPAAP is encoded by the coding sequence ATGGTGAAAAAGCGATCGCACGTACCGCCCCCGCCGCGTTCCGCGATCGCGGCGCCCGTCGCAGCCAGCGCCGACCCGTGGCGACCGATGGCGCTGCGACTCTTGGCGGTCACGGCGATCACGCTGGCGGCGCTGTTGCTTTGGCGCGGCGAGGTGTTGCCGCTGCCGCCGTTTTATGAGACGGCGATGGGGCTGTTCTGGGAGGCCGATTTTCTGGCCGAAACGAACTTCGACTATACGCGATTGCGCCTGCATGAGCCGGCGGCGAATGACGGCGGCGCTTTTTGTTATATGACCAGCGCCATGCCGACGGTGATCGCCGTGCTGATGAAAACGCTGCCCACGACGGCAGTGTTTGTGGTGACGCATTTGCTGTCGTTCTTGTGCGCGGCGCTGATTGTGGCGGTGCTTTACGAGCTATTGACGCCGAGGACCGATCGCTGGTTCGCGGCGGTTGTCTGCGCTGCGGCCATCACCACGCCGATGGCGATGGCGCAGGTGGAGATGATCGGCATGGACGTGCCAATGGCCGCTTTTGCCATGCTGGCGCTGCTGGCTGTCACACGGGAACGCTTCTCGCTGGCCGCGCTGGCGGGCGCTTGCTCGTTCATGATGAAGCCCACCGGCCTGATCGTGGGGCTGACGGTGATTTGCCTGCTCATGCTGCGCTTGACGACCGGTTGGCTAGTCAAAGCGGATCAAGAGAAGCGTCGGGCGCTGCTCATTGGTCTGTTGGTGAACTTGGCGGTCGTCGTCGCGGCGTTCGCCTTTTACCGTTGGGGGGGCGTGCATGTGCGGTTGCGGCGGATGGGATTCGCCGATTCGTGGTGGATCAATGTGATTCACACCTGCCCTGATCTGTTGGCGCTGGCCGTGGTGTGCCTATTGGCGGGGGCATGGGGGGCATGGCGCGGCTTGCGGCAGCGACGGCGCGCCGTCGGCCGGCGGCTGGAAACGATCGTCGCCAGCGCGCATCAACTGGCCACGGAGCGGCCCGAGTTGGTGTTTAGCGCGATCTTGATCGTGGGCGACTTGGCCGCCATGGTGCTGTACACGCGGGTGTATGTCATTCGCTATATGTTCGTCACCGTGCCGCTCGGCTATCTACTACTGGGAAGTCTGCTGTATCGGCCTGAGTGGCGGCGCCTGTTGATCGCCTTGCCGGCGGCGATGGTTGCGCTCAATGTGTACAACGCCGACGGCCGTTTGTTGCCGCAACCGCTGACCAATCGGCGGCACTGCGGGCTACTGGAGCGTAGTCGCGAGTACCTCGCCGATTTGCGATCGAGCATGGCGGCCATGCAGGCGATTGAGCGCGAATCCGACGGCGCCCCGATCGTGGTGGGCTACCCCTACAGCTATTATCTGGCGCGGCCCAACTTGGGCTATGTGAGCCGCCCGCTGCCGTGCTACGGCATGATGCCGCTGGCCAAGCCGAACAATAAGAATCCGCTCGACATGTTCAAAGATCATCCCACGCGATTGGTGTTTGTGTCGGCGGAGAATCCGAGTCATCGCTATGGTCCCATCTCGGCGCCGTCGATCGACAAAGGCGACCGTATTTTGTATCGCGATGCGATTGAGCCGCCGCTGGTGGTGTTCGAGAAGGATCTTTCAGCGCTGAAGGGCAATCCGCGGGCGCTCGATCTGTGGTACATCGATCGCTTGTGGGCGGTGGCGCCAGCAGGCGTGCCGCCGGAACTTTGGCGCGAGCGCGCGCGGCATTTAGCGGCGTCGGGCATGCCCGACTATGGAATCGAAATGCTCGAGGCGCGATTACGACGGGCGCCCGACGACTTGTCGACGCGAATCGAGTTGGCGGAGACGCTCATTCAGAATGGACAGAGCGACCGCGCGTTGCGGCAGGCCAGCGAGGTGGTGCGGCAGGCGATCGCGCAGTCGCAGGCGGCGCCGCTGGCGGCGTTCGCTCAGGGACAGTACTTGATGGGGTTGGCCTACTTGCAGGGCGGACAGATCGACGCCGCGCTGCCGCGATTCGCCGAAGCGCTGCAAAGCGCGCCCGATCATGCCGAAGCGCTATTTCAGACGGGCGTTTGCCAACTTGCCGAAAACCAGAACGAACAGGCGATTGAGACCTTTCGGCGGGCGGTCACAATCAAGCCGTCGCACGCGCAGGCGCATTATCATTTGGGGCTGGCGCTGGCGCGTGTGGGACAGACGGAACTCGCGATGGCGGCATATGAGCAAGCGCTGGCCAACGATCCTAACCTCCTCAACGCGCTGGCGGCGGTGGCGCCGTGGTGGGGGCAGCACGGCCGGGCGCGCGAGGCGGTCGCCCGTTTGCGCGGGGCGCTGGCCAATCGTCCCGATTGGCTGCCTGGCGTCCACGCGATTGCGCAAATTCTCGCTACGGCGGACGACCCACAGGTGCGCAATCCTTCGGCGGCGGTGCAATACGCCGAAGAGGTGTGCTTGAAGACCGAGCGGCGCGACCCGGTGGCGCTGGCCACATTGGCCACGGCCTATGCGGCGACGGGAAACCCGAGCGCGGCGGTTGCCGCGCAGGAGCAGGCGGTGGCCGTGGCGACGGAGAAGGGAATGGACGCAGCGTCTTTGCGCTCGCGGTTGGAGGAGCTTCGAGCGGCGACCGTGCCGGCGGCGCCATGA
- a CDS encoding protein kinase, translated as MTEGAPSQPNLTEADLSGRELGGYRVLRRLGRGAMAAVYLAEQTSLKRQVAIKVLLPHLAADSSYVERFRLEAQAAASLVHANIVQVHEVGECDGWHYIAQEYVAGVNLKDYLRREGPLALTPAVSVMRQVVAALAKAASHGIVHRDIKPENIMLSPAGDVKVADFGLARIVSDATVNLTQVGVTLGTPLYMSPEQVEGRPLDPRSDQYSFGVTCYQMLAGRPPFEADTALGVAVQHLRTTPRPLGEIRTDLPPAFCDLVMRMLAKSPDERFTSGRELLKQLGALNLPGVDADWAAVADIDDAPTSGQVTAATQHLQTVLTRQLQLDQRPRRRAWVLFGLIALGLCAGAAVGWRTRAPFVLAGADPTRSHVERRPNVIDQLFYATALNTEEGWLAIHEYFPEEDFYIRLADQQLARLYLQEGDYARAEPIFREFAGLDPAEESFRAFGLAGLAVVYSLEGDPRRSAEELTQLLPLAKHLDDQMRRLVDGVIRRNQNALSQQAADRWRELLAEPTPVEDG; from the coding sequence ATGACAGAGGGAGCACCAAGCCAGCCGAATCTGACCGAAGCGGATCTTTCGGGTCGGGAGCTGGGCGGCTATCGCGTCTTGCGCCGCTTGGGGCGCGGCGCCATGGCGGCCGTTTATCTGGCGGAGCAAACCTCGCTCAAGCGGCAGGTGGCCATCAAAGTGCTGCTGCCACACCTCGCCGCCGATTCCAGTTATGTCGAGCGTTTTCGACTCGAAGCGCAGGCCGCCGCCTCGCTCGTCCACGCTAACATCGTGCAGGTGCATGAAGTCGGCGAGTGCGACGGTTGGCACTACATTGCGCAGGAATATGTCGCCGGCGTTAATCTCAAGGACTACCTCCGCCGTGAGGGGCCGCTCGCATTGACGCCGGCCGTGAGCGTCATGCGGCAGGTCGTCGCCGCGCTGGCCAAGGCCGCCTCGCACGGCATCGTCCATCGCGATATCAAACCAGAAAACATCATGCTCTCACCCGCCGGCGATGTGAAAGTGGCCGACTTCGGTCTGGCCCGCATCGTCAGCGACGCCACAGTGAATCTCACCCAGGTCGGCGTCACGCTCGGCACCCCCCTCTACATGAGCCCCGAGCAGGTCGAAGGCCGACCGCTCGATCCGCGCAGCGATCAATATTCGTTTGGCGTCACCTGCTATCAAATGCTGGCCGGCCGCCCCCCGTTCGAGGCCGATACCGCGCTCGGCGTCGCGGTGCAGCACCTGCGCACCACTCCCCGACCGCTCGGCGAAATCCGCACGGACCTCCCCCCCGCGTTTTGCGATCTGGTGATGCGCATGCTCGCCAAATCACCCGACGAGCGCTTCACCAGCGGACGCGAACTGCTCAAGCAACTCGGCGCGCTCAACTTGCCGGGCGTCGACGCCGATTGGGCCGCCGTGGCCGACATCGACGACGCCCCCACATCCGGCCAGGTGACCGCCGCCACGCAGCACTTGCAAACGGTGCTCACGCGGCAACTGCAACTCGACCAGCGCCCCCGGCGCCGCGCGTGGGTCCTGTTCGGCCTCATCGCGCTGGGCCTTTGCGCTGGCGCCGCCGTTGGCTGGCGCACGCGCGCGCCGTTTGTCTTGGCGGGGGCCGACCCCACGCGATCGCACGTCGAGCGACGCCCCAATGTCATCGATCAGCTCTTTTACGCCACGGCCTTGAACACCGAGGAGGGCTGGCTGGCAATCCATGAGTATTTTCCCGAGGAGGATTTTTACATTCGCCTCGCCGATCAGCAGTTGGCTCGGCTCTATCTGCAAGAGGGAGACTACGCCCGCGCCGAGCCGATCTTTCGCGAGTTCGCCGGGCTCGATCCGGCGGAAGAGAGCTTTCGCGCGTTTGGCCTGGCCGGCCTGGCCGTGGTCTACAGCTTGGAGGGGGACCCGCGCCGCTCGGCCGAGGAGTTGACCCAGCTATTGCCGCTGGCCAAGCATCTCGACGATCAAATGCGCCGACTGGTGGACGGCGTGATTCGCCGCAATCAAAACGCGCTCAGCCAACAGGCCGCCGACCGCTGGCGCGAGCTTTTGGCCGAGCCGACGCCGGTCGAAGACGGTTGA
- a CDS encoding YebC/PmpR family DNA-binding transcriptional regulator, with product MGRIFEKRKESIFKTAAQKSKLYAKYGKQLYVVAKNGVPDPEANPSLRSMIEKAKREQVPSHVIEKAIQKASGAGGEDFQAARYEGFGPGGAMVIVDCLTDNNQRTISDIRSCFTKTGSKLAANGAIVMSFDHVAVLSFKGDNEEQVLEAMFAADVAVDEVESSDGYITIFAPPAEFHKAKKALLDALPQVDLETQEITFLPQSRKTLSAEDQALFDKFLGMLNDCDDVQEIYHNVAPAG from the coding sequence ATGGGAAGAATCTTCGAGAAGCGCAAAGAGTCGATCTTCAAGACGGCGGCGCAAAAGTCCAAGCTCTACGCCAAGTACGGCAAGCAGTTGTATGTGGTGGCCAAAAACGGCGTGCCCGACCCCGAGGCCAACCCCTCGCTGCGCAGCATGATCGAAAAGGCCAAGCGCGAGCAGGTGCCCAGCCACGTGATTGAAAAGGCGATTCAAAAGGCGAGCGGCGCGGGGGGGGAGGACTTTCAGGCCGCGCGCTACGAAGGGTTTGGCCCCGGCGGCGCGATGGTGATCGTCGATTGCCTGACCGACAACAACCAGCGGACCATCTCCGACATCCGCAGTTGCTTCACCAAGACCGGCTCGAAGCTGGCGGCCAACGGCGCCATTGTGATGTCGTTCGACCACGTGGCGGTGCTCTCCTTCAAGGGGGACAACGAAGAGCAGGTGCTGGAGGCGATGTTCGCCGCCGACGTCGCCGTGGACGAGGTCGAGTCGAGCGACGGCTACATCACGATCTTCGCCCCGCCCGCCGAGTTCCACAAAGCCAAGAAGGCGCTGTTAGACGCGCTGCCACAGGTCGATCTGGAGACGCAGGAGATCACGTTTTTGCCGCAGTCGCGCAAGACGCTGAGCGCGGAGGATCAGGCCTTGTTCGACAAGTTCCTGGGCATGCTCAACGACTGCGACGACGTGCAAGAGATTTATCACAACGTCGCCCCGGCGGGCTGA